Within Pseudomonas alloputida, the genomic segment CGATGGGCACGCTGGCATAGCCTCCATAACCGTGGCGGTAGCCGCCATAGCCGACACCTCCATAGGGGTACGGCCCGTAGTAGGGGTCGTAGGTGTCGTAGTCACGCACTTGGCGCAAGCGTTTTTCCAGGCGCATATCGGCGCTCACCAGCAAGTCGCCAGGGCCTGCGCGAGAGGGGCGCAGGCCATGCTGGTCGAGCGCACCGCTGACGGCATCGGCCAGTTGCGCCGGGTCGGCATCGACAGTGCCGCTGGGCAACTGGCCGTTGCGCCAGCTCCAGCTGCGGTAGTGCCCATAATCACGAGCGGGCGCAGGGTAAGCACTGGCGTCGAAGGTGGTGGCCGCCTGGGCGGGGGCCGGTGGTAACGGGCGGCTGCTGGCCACATACGGGTTGCTGCCCTGGCAGCCAGCCAGGGCAATGGGCAGCAGGGCCAGGCACAACAGACGGTACGGCATGTATTTCTCCCGGCGCGGCGGATTAGCGGGGGCGGCAAACCCAGTGCAGGTAGCGGCCAAGCCCGGCGAAGGTGGGGTGGCGACGGTGGGCCAGTTCCATTTCCAGCAGGTCGAGCAGCTCGGCCTTGCCCTGGAATTCCTTGGGCATATAGTCGTGAAACACCCGCACGCCGCTTTCGCTTTCAACCAGCCACATAGGCTCAAGTTGCGCCTTGAGTTCGCGTGGATCAAGCGGTTTCTGAGGGGTCAGGCTCTGCTTTTCACCTTCCAGCCGGTTGCTGCGCAACTTGCGGAAATGGCCCTTGAGCAGGTTGCGATAGACCAGGGCGTCGCGGTTGTAGAAGGCCAGCGATAACCAACCGCCGGGGGCCGTGAGCTGGTGCAGCACCGGCAGGATGCTCTCGGGTTCGGCCAGCCATTCGAGCACGGCGTGGCAGAGCACCAGGTCGTAGCGCTCGGTCAGTTGGCCGAGGAGGTCTTGCCAGGGCGCCTGGATGAAAGTCGCGGTCTGGCCGGCTTCGGCAAAGCGTGCCCTGGCGCCGTCGAGCATGGGCGCCGCAGGTTCGGCCAGGGTCAGCTGGTGGCCGCGCTCGGCCAGCCACAAGGCCATGTGGCCCAACCCGGCGCCGATGTCGAGGATGCGTAGCGGGCGGTCGGGTAGCGCTTCGGCCAGGTCGGCCTGCAGCACGGCCAGGCGGATCGCACCCTTGGCGCCGCCATAGATCTTTTCGGCAAAGCGGGTGGCCAGCTCATCGAAATGACGGTCGTTCATCGGGCGAAGCGCCTCTCGCTGTCGGCCAGCTTGGCACGCACCACCTGGTCCATGTCCAGACCCAGTTCGCTGCACAGCAGCAACAGGTAGAGCACCACGTCACCGATCTCCTGGCCGGCGTGGGCGAGTTTGTCGGCAGGCAGCTGGCGCGATTCGTCCTCGCTCAGCCACTGGAAGATTTCTACCAGTTCGGCCATTTCGACGCTGGCGGCCATGGCCAGGTTCTTCGGGCTGTGGAAGCCGCGCCAGTCATTGGTATCGCGGATCTGATGCAGGCGTTGGGTGAGTTCTTGCAGGTTCATCGGGGGTCTCCTATTGCTGCATAGCTTCTGCCCAGGCCCGATGCAAAGCAAGCGTATCCGCCAGGACAGGCCCGGCCCTACAGGCTCTCCCAACGGCCGACCATATGCAGCACGTCCCCGTGCCCGTCCAGGCGCAGTTGGCCCGAAGGGCCCGCTTCACTGGCACTGAGCACCACCTCCGAAGGCAACCTCACCTGCTTGCGGAAGTCCACCTCAAAGGCATAGCCACTGTGCGGCAAGTGCCCGCGCAGCGCGGCCAAGGCCATGGCCTTGGTCCACATGCCATGGGCAATGGCCGTGGGAAAGCCGAACAACCGCGCACTGACGGCACTGAGATGGATAGGGTTGTAATCCCCGCACACCTTGGCATAACGCCGGCCGATATCACTGTCGGCGTACCAGCGGGTGGCCTCGGCCAACGGATCAGGCTCAGGGTCGGCGGGCTCACTTGCCTCGCCTTCCAGGGCCAAGCCACGCACCAACATGCGGCTGGTTTCGCGCCAGAGCAGGCCGATACCATCTTCAGCCTCGGTGACCAGGTCGAAGGTGCCACCTTTGGCATGGCGCTGCAGGTTGTGCGTGTACACCGCAAAGCGCAGTCCTTCGACAGCACCAAGCGGGCGCAGCACTTCGATGCGGTTGTGCAGGTGTACCAGGCCAAGCAGCGGGAAGGGGAAATCATCGGCCGTCATCAGCTGCAATTGCAGGGCGAACGCCATCACATGTGGATAGGTCCCCGGCAGGCGGCCATCATCGGGAAAGTGGCAAAGCCTTCGGTAGGCACCCAGATTGCCCGGCTGGACCCGAATGAAACAGCGCAGGCCATCGTCCGGCAGCCGTTCGCCGCTGATGGAGCGTTTGCTGGCTGCGCGCAGGTACAGGCTGGCGCGGGCGGCAGGGTTGTGCAGGTCGTGCCATTGTCGGCTCATGTTCAAGCCCCCATCAGTGCCTGGCCGCACACCCGCAGCACCTGGCCGTTGACCGACCCGGAGCCTGGCTGGCTGAGCCACGCAATGGCTTCGGCGACATCCTGCGGGCTCCCCCCCTGGCCCAGTGAACTCAGGCGCCGGCCCGCCTCGCGCAGGCCCATGGGCATGGCTGCAGTCATGTGGGTTTCGATGAAACCGGGAGCGATGGCGTTGATGCTGCCACCGCGCTCGGCGAGCCGTGGCGCCCAGGCCTGGGCCAAACCGATCAGCCCGGCCTTGCTCGCGGCATAGTTGGCCTGCCCGCGGTTGCCGGCAATGCCGCTGACCGAGGCCAGCAGGGTGATGCGCGCGTTTTCCCCCAGCGCACCGTTGTCATACAACGCCTGGGTGAGCACTTGCGGTGCCTTGAGGTTCACGGCCAGCACGGCGTCCCAGTATTCCGGCGTCATGTTGACCAGCGTCTTGTCGCGGGTGATACCGGCGTTGTGCACCACGATATCGATGCCGTCGGGCAGGGCCGCGAGCAGTTGCGTTGCCGCATCGCTCGCGCATATGTCCAGTGGCAGTGCCTTGCCGCCGAGGCGTGCAGCGAGGGCGTCGAGGTCCTTGCTGGCCTGCGGTACATCCAGCAGCAGCACATCGGCGCCGTCTCGTGCCAAGGTTTCCGCAATGGCGGCGCCGATACCGCGAGCAGCCCCCGTGACCAGCGCACGGCGGCCGCCTAGTGGGCGGGTCCAGTCCTCCACCTGGCTGGTGCAGCCTTGCAGGCGCAGTACCTGGCCAGAGATGAAGGCACTCTTTGGCGAGAGGAAGAAGCGCAGGGCGCCTTCCAGCTGATCTTCGGCACCGGGGGCGACATACAGCAGCTGGGCAGTAGCGCCATTGCGCAGTTCCTTGGCCAGTGAGCGGCTGAAGCCCTCAAGGGCACGCTGTGCAACGCTGGCCAGTGGGTCGTCGAGGCCTTCCGGTGCACGGCCCAGCACCAGTACATGGGCGCATGGGGCCAGGCTGCGTAACAGCGGCTGGAAAAATTCACGCAACTGCTTCAGTGCATCGCTGTCGGACAAGTGACTGGCATCGAATACCACGGCCTTGATTTTCGGCCCCAGGCCGGCCACCCAGGCTTCAGCCTGCAGGTTGTCGGCATTGAAGCTGTATACCTCGTCCGTGAGGCGCGGGGCGATGGCTTCGACCTGCTTCGCCAGTGGCCCGCCACCCAGTACCAGGGCACCTTCCACCGGCCGCAGGCGGCCAGCCTGCCAGCGCTCCAGTGGCGCCGGGCGTGGCAGGCCAAGGGCATCCACGAGGCGGCGGCCGAGATTGGAGTTGGCAAAACCGAGGTAGCGATCGCTCATGAGGGGTCTCCCGAAAGGCAAGCTTGAAAGTGTGGACCAACTTTGCGGCAGGGTCGTTCGAATGCGGTAAAAACACCTAGGCTGTACCGAACAAATTGTTTCAGGAGGAACACGCGCATGCGTTCAACTCGCCGGGTCGCAATCCTGGGCGGCAACCGGATCCCTTTCGCCCGCTCCAATGGCGCCTACGCTACGGCCAGCAACCAGGCGATGCTCACGGCCGCGCTTGAAGGCTTGATCGAACGCTATCGCCTGCACGGGCTGCGGTTGGGCGAGGTGGTGGCCGGTGCCGTGCTCAAGCACTCGCGCGACATGAACCTGACCCGCGAGTGCGTCTTGGGTTCGCGCCTGTCACCGCAGACCCCGGCCTATGACATCCAGCAGGCCTGCGGTACCGGGCTGGAGGCTGCGCTGCTGGTAGCCAACAAGATTGCCCTGGGGCAGATCGACTGCGGTATTGCAGGCGGTGTCGATAGCACCTCCGATGCGCCGATCGCCGTCAACGAAGGCTTGCGCCATATATTGCTGCAGGCCAACCGTGGCAAAAGCCTTGGCGAACGGTTAAAGCCCTTCCTCAAGCTGCGGCCTCATCACCTGAAACCCGAGCTGCCACGCAATAGCGAGCCGCGTACGGGGTTGTCGATGGGCGAGCATTGCGAGCGCATGGCCCACACCTGGCGCGTTGGCCGCGCCGAGCAGGACGAATTGGCGCTGCTTAGCCACCAGAAGCTGGCCGCTGCCTATGCCGAGGGTTGGCAGGACGACCTGTTGACGCCGTTTCTTTCGCTGGCACGGGACAACAACCTGCGCCCCGACCTGAGTCTTGAACAGTTGGCCAGACTCAAACCAGCCTTTGACCGCAGCGGGCAGGGCACGTTGACGGCGGGTAATTCCACGCCGTTGACCGATGGTGCTTCGCTGGTGCTGTTGGGCAGCGAGGCGTGGGCGCAGCAGCAGGGGTTGCAGGTGCTTGCCTATCTGGTCGATGGCGAAACCGCTGCGGTGGATTTTGTCACGGGGCGCGAAGGGTTGTTGATGGCGCCGGTGTATGCCGTGCCGCGCTTGCTGGCACGCAATGGCCTGACGCTGCAGGACTTTGACTACTACGAAATCCACGAAGCCTTTGCGGCCCAGGTGCTGTGCACGCTCAAGGCCTGGGAAGATGCCGATTACTGCCGTGAACGGTTGGGCCTGGAGGCGCCGCTTGGCGCGATCGACCGCAGCAAACTCAATGTCAGGGGCAGTTCGCTGGCGGCCGGGCACCCGTTTGCGGCAACCGGTGGGCGGATATTGGCCAACCTGGCCAAGCTGTTGGCAACGGCGGGTAAGGGGCGCGGGCTGATTTCGATCTGTGCGGCAGGCGGGCAGGGGGTGACCGTTATCGTCGAGCGCTGAAGTACCTCCAGGGTAACGGCAGAGGCGGCGAGTGCCTCGATCATGATCCAGCTGTTAGGCTTGTCTGGTCAGAACTAAAAGAAAATACCATGCCGATCATCGGACACCCCCGCGCTATCCCCGCGCTGGAACACCTGCCCAGACCCCTCTACGCCCGTGCCGAAAGCCTTGGCGCCGGATCGTGGACCACTCGCCACCAGCACGACTGGGTGCAATTCTCCTACGCCATCAGCGGCGTACTCGGCGTGTACACACGCGACGGCAGTTACTTTGCCCCACCGCAGTGGGGGGTGTGGATCCCCGCCGATGCCGAGCATGAAGTGGTCACCTCGATGCAAGCCGAGATGCGCAGCCTGTACGTGCGCCGCGATGCCTGCCCATGGGCGCCGGAACAATGCCGGGTGCTGGAAGTGACGCCGCTGGCGCGCGAGCTGATCAAGCAGTTCTGCCTGTTCCCGGCGGATTACCCAGAGGACGACAGCGCCGAGGCGCGACTGGTAGCGGTGCTGCTCGATCAGTTGCGCAGCTTGCCGGAAGTCGGTTTTTCGCTGCCGTTGCCCCGCCACCCTGGTTTGCTGGCGCTGTGCAATGGCTTGATCGCTGCACCAGACCAGCCGCAGACCTTGCAGCAGTGGGCGCGGGAGCTGGGGTGTTCGGAAAAGACGCTGATGCGGTTGTTTCAACGGGAGACCGGGTTGAGC encodes:
- a CDS encoding DUF4136 domain-containing protein gives rise to the protein MPYRLLCLALLPIALAGCQGSNPYVASSRPLPPAPAQAATTFDASAYPAPARDYGHYRSWSWRNGQLPSGTVDADPAQLADAVSGALDQHGLRPSRAGPGDLLVSADMRLEKRLRQVRDYDTYDPYYGPYPYGGVGYGGYRHGYGGYASVPIVRTYEVEVLVVRIDLYDARSGQPVWSASAESSSNKDSPRERESALRDSVHKALSGYPPS
- a CDS encoding methyltransferase domain-containing protein, with the translated sequence MNDRHFDELATRFAEKIYGGAKGAIRLAVLQADLAEALPDRPLRILDIGAGLGHMALWLAERGHQLTLAEPAAPMLDGARARFAEAGQTATFIQAPWQDLLGQLTERYDLVLCHAVLEWLAEPESILPVLHQLTAPGGWLSLAFYNRDALVYRNLLKGHFRKLRSNRLEGEKQSLTPQKPLDPRELKAQLEPMWLVESESGVRVFHDYMPKEFQGKAELLDLLEMELAHRRHPTFAGLGRYLHWVCRPR
- a CDS encoding MazG-like family protein, whose translation is MNLQELTQRLHQIRDTNDWRGFHSPKNLAMAASVEMAELVEIFQWLSEDESRQLPADKLAHAGQEIGDVVLYLLLLCSELGLDMDQVVRAKLADSERRFAR
- a CDS encoding MaoC family dehydratase codes for the protein MSRQWHDLHNPAARASLYLRAASKRSISGERLPDDGLRCFIRVQPGNLGAYRRLCHFPDDGRLPGTYPHVMAFALQLQLMTADDFPFPLLGLVHLHNRIEVLRPLGAVEGLRFAVYTHNLQRHAKGGTFDLVTEAEDGIGLLWRETSRMLVRGLALEGEASEPADPEPDPLAEATRWYADSDIGRRYAKVCGDYNPIHLSAVSARLFGFPTAIAHGMWTKAMALAALRGHLPHSGYAFEVDFRKQVRLPSEVVLSASEAGPSGQLRLDGHGDVLHMVGRWESL
- a CDS encoding 3-oxoacyl-ACP reductase; this translates as MSDRYLGFANSNLGRRLVDALGLPRPAPLERWQAGRLRPVEGALVLGGGPLAKQVEAIAPRLTDEVYSFNADNLQAEAWVAGLGPKIKAVVFDASHLSDSDALKQLREFFQPLLRSLAPCAHVLVLGRAPEGLDDPLASVAQRALEGFSRSLAKELRNGATAQLLYVAPGAEDQLEGALRFFLSPKSAFISGQVLRLQGCTSQVEDWTRPLGGRRALVTGAARGIGAAIAETLARDGADVLLLDVPQASKDLDALAARLGGKALPLDICASDAATQLLAALPDGIDIVVHNAGITRDKTLVNMTPEYWDAVLAVNLKAPQVLTQALYDNGALGENARITLLASVSGIAGNRGQANYAASKAGLIGLAQAWAPRLAERGGSINAIAPGFIETHMTAAMPMGLREAGRRLSSLGQGGSPQDVAEAIAWLSQPGSGSVNGQVLRVCGQALMGA
- a CDS encoding acetyl-CoA C-acetyltransferase → MRSTRRVAILGGNRIPFARSNGAYATASNQAMLTAALEGLIERYRLHGLRLGEVVAGAVLKHSRDMNLTRECVLGSRLSPQTPAYDIQQACGTGLEAALLVANKIALGQIDCGIAGGVDSTSDAPIAVNEGLRHILLQANRGKSLGERLKPFLKLRPHHLKPELPRNSEPRTGLSMGEHCERMAHTWRVGRAEQDELALLSHQKLAAAYAEGWQDDLLTPFLSLARDNNLRPDLSLEQLARLKPAFDRSGQGTLTAGNSTPLTDGASLVLLGSEAWAQQQGLQVLAYLVDGETAAVDFVTGREGLLMAPVYAVPRLLARNGLTLQDFDYYEIHEAFAAQVLCTLKAWEDADYCRERLGLEAPLGAIDRSKLNVRGSSLAAGHPFAATGGRILANLAKLLATAGKGRGLISICAAGGQGVTVIVER
- a CDS encoding AraC family transcriptional regulator; its protein translation is MPIIGHPRAIPALEHLPRPLYARAESLGAGSWTTRHQHDWVQFSYAISGVLGVYTRDGSYFAPPQWGVWIPADAEHEVVTSMQAEMRSLYVRRDACPWAPEQCRVLEVTPLARELIKQFCLFPADYPEDDSAEARLVAVLLDQLRSLPEVGFSLPLPRHPGLLALCNGLIAAPDQPQTLQQWARELGCSEKTLMRLFQRETGLSFRNWRQRMRLLSSLALLEAGENVTEAALGCGYDSTSAYIAAFKQLFGATPGELKL